In a single window of the Homalodisca vitripennis isolate AUS2020 unplaced genomic scaffold, UT_GWSS_2.1 ScUCBcl_648;HRSCAF=3118, whole genome shotgun sequence genome:
- the LOC124370893 gene encoding WAS/WASL-interacting protein family member 3-like, whose translation MTARTSPRMRAPLLTPHSHPSPSTQLHQPPTSRPPPPPPRAPPPHNHLSQQITTVQFVPAPSTPRATTTPGAIDPPYRQIDTLPFNYRHTPTSHSHSTSSPPLIPPSSPL comes from the coding sequence CCCCACTACTGACACCTCACAGCCACCCATCCCCCAGCACTCAACTCCACCAACCACCCACCTCACGACCCCCACCTCCTCCCCCCCGCGCACCACCACCACACAACCACCTCTCTCAACAAATCACCACTGTCCAATTCGTCCCTGCTCCCTCAACCCCGCGCGCGACCACCACCCCTGGCGCCATAGATCCCCCTTACAGACAAATCGACACACTCCCCTTCAACTATCGCCATACTCCCACCTCTCACTCCCACTCAACATCCTCTCCACCCCTCATACCTCCCTCTAGTCCCCTTTGA